GATCGGCGAACGGTCGATAATCGACGGCATGATAAAGCTGGCGCGTTTCGGGTCGTCGACCACGTTGCAGAATACCCGCTGCTGGTTGGCGCATTGGTACACCCGCGCGTTGACCTCCAGCCGGTCAGTGGCGGCGATCACCAGCCATTTTTCCGCCAGCAGGGCCGGGCTGAATTCGCCCTCGGCCAGCGTCACCAGGCCTTCTTCCGCCCATTGGCGGAACTGCGGGGTGAAGTCCAGGGCGTTGACGGTCAGCGCCGCGCCGGCGTCCAGCAGCAGGCGCGCTTTGCGTTCGGCGATTTCGCCGCCGCCGACCAGCAGGCAGGCTTTGTGTTGCAGTTGGCAGAAAATCGGCAGGTAATCCATCGGCACTCCTCGGGGTCATCAGGGTGGGGGCGAAAGGCGCCCCCGAAAACTCAGGCGGTCTGACGTGCGGCGGCTTTCGCCGCCTGCGGGCGTTCGGCGCGCGGCGTGGCGTACCAATACCCCAGGCCCATCAGCACCGAGCCGGACAGGATGTTGCCCAGCGTCACCCACAGCAGGTTGTGGCCGATGCCGGCGAGGGTGTAGGCCTCGCTGTGGTTGCCGAACCAGGAGAGAGCGAACAGCGTCATGTTGGCGACGGAGTGTTCGTAACCCGAGGCGATAAAGGCCAGCAGGCACCACCAAATGGCGATGAACCTGGCGGCGCCTTCAACGCGGATCGCCATCCAAATCGCCAGACAAACCAGCCAGTTGCACAGCACGCCCTTGAAGAACAGCACCTCGGCCGGCGCGGTGGTTTTCGCCAACGCGGCGCTGTGTACCAGGCTGGTATCCACCGGCAGCAGGCTGCCGCCGCCGTAGTAATACATCAGCGCCACCAGCACCGAGCCGAGCAGGTTGCCGAGCCAGGTTTGCGGCAGCACCGCCCACATCTGGCTTTGGCGGATGGTGCCGGCCTTGACGCCGAGCGTCAGGAACATCGTATGGCCGGTGAACAGCTCGGAACCGGCGATGATCACCAGCGTCAGCGCGATGCCGAAGGTGGC
Above is a window of Serratia nematodiphila DZ0503SBS1 DNA encoding:
- the nirC gene encoding nitrite transporter NirC, which produces MFTDTINKCAANAARIVRLAKESPLGFWISSAMAGAYVGLGIILIFTLGNLVDPSIRPLVMGATFGIALTLVIIAGSELFTGHTMFLTLGVKAGTIRQSQMWAVLPQTWLGNLLGSVLVALMYYYGGGSLLPVDTSLVHSAALAKTTAPAEVLFFKGVLCNWLVCLAIWMAIRVEGAARFIAIWWCLLAFIASGYEHSVANMTLFALSWFGNHSEAYTLAGIGHNLLWVTLGNILSGSVLMGLGYWYATPRAERPQAAKAAARQTA